A genome region from Fervidobacterium changbaicum includes the following:
- a CDS encoding gluconolactonase: MQLDKKRTLLIILLLTTVVSLLNAYAPYYTYTLGIGDNIVRIQDAFIPWRKLVFDTSSVSDIFWHSGKLYISDTQNARVAVVDLESTEEATISYIGEGTLMNPEGVYVDENGYVYVADSWAQNVYKFSPNGDLVLTISKPDSPIYGRNNNFVPLKVAADKRGNVYVVCQGITNGLAVFNKDGRFLSFFGANSPKVTLRMILQRLVFSEAQKAQLLKIRPPSPTSVTVDFTNAIWTVTQGLKEDAIKRFNVAGVNVYPKLSLSSDKFVDIDVDSLGTVYALAADGLIYVYDLLGNPIFVFGGQSFYENRTGLFRSAGAIAVTDDGKIFILDKEDGTVTVLKITSFGKLVLKGVNYYNQGMYLESEKIWREIQKTNSAFVLTYRVLGNVEFKKENYSKAFEYFKLARDAKGYSDAFWYIRNQWLQKIVGPIFVLLVVIAIADLIRTILIRQGLIEKREKKRIQKDNFFISQLRYTWLFIKNPFDAVYEMKRHDRISWITGISLYLLLYIENVVIRIVGSPLFVGFDAKKIDFFGLFVDTYRLFFLFVLSNFLVSEISEGEGKFKHIFIGTIASFLPYLLFSVPLALITNLLTLNESFVYTFGMQIIWAWSFVLLFIVIAQVHNFSFGETVRNFLLTIFAMVLITILLIIIAVLVKEEFSFFTSIFEELMYRVKAK; encoded by the coding sequence TTGCAACTGGATAAAAAAAGAACTCTTTTGATAATTCTTCTTTTGACAACTGTTGTCTCTTTGCTGAATGCATACGCACCGTACTATACATACACACTGGGCATAGGTGATAACATTGTCCGCATTCAAGATGCATTTATCCCTTGGCGAAAACTTGTTTTCGATACATCCTCTGTTTCAGACATATTTTGGCATAGTGGAAAGCTCTACATAAGTGATACGCAGAACGCAAGGGTAGCTGTAGTAGATTTGGAAAGCACAGAAGAAGCAACTATTTCTTACATTGGTGAAGGTACCCTCATGAACCCTGAAGGTGTTTACGTTGACGAAAATGGATACGTATATGTTGCGGATTCTTGGGCTCAGAATGTTTACAAGTTTTCGCCAAACGGCGATTTGGTTCTTACAATTTCCAAACCTGATTCGCCAATTTATGGCCGTAACAACAATTTTGTCCCTCTTAAAGTCGCCGCAGACAAACGAGGCAATGTGTACGTAGTTTGCCAGGGAATTACAAATGGGCTTGCAGTATTTAACAAAGATGGAAGGTTTTTGAGTTTCTTTGGGGCAAATTCTCCAAAGGTCACGCTTAGGATGATCCTACAACGATTGGTGTTTTCCGAGGCGCAGAAGGCGCAGCTTTTGAAAATTAGACCACCGTCACCTACAAGCGTTACTGTGGATTTCACAAATGCTATTTGGACTGTGACTCAGGGACTTAAGGAAGATGCCATCAAAAGATTCAACGTTGCTGGTGTGAATGTTTATCCAAAACTTTCGCTTTCAAGTGATAAGTTTGTGGATATTGATGTTGACTCACTTGGAACCGTGTATGCACTCGCAGCGGATGGTCTGATATACGTATACGACCTTCTTGGAAATCCCATCTTTGTATTCGGTGGTCAAAGCTTTTACGAAAATAGAACGGGGCTTTTCCGATCAGCTGGCGCAATCGCAGTTACGGATGACGGTAAGATATTTATTTTAGATAAGGAAGATGGAACAGTGACAGTTCTCAAAATAACGTCATTCGGTAAGCTTGTTTTGAAGGGCGTTAATTATTACAACCAGGGGATGTATCTGGAAAGCGAAAAGATTTGGAGAGAAATTCAGAAGACAAATTCAGCTTTCGTCCTGACGTATAGAGTTTTGGGGAATGTTGAGTTTAAGAAGGAAAATTACTCCAAGGCATTTGAGTATTTCAAATTGGCTCGCGATGCAAAAGGCTATTCCGATGCTTTCTGGTACATAAGAAACCAATGGTTACAAAAGATAGTGGGGCCGATATTTGTCCTGCTTGTCGTTATAGCTATCGCCGACCTTATTAGAACGATACTCATAAGGCAGGGTTTAATAGAAAAGAGAGAAAAAAAGAGAATTCAGAAGGATAATTTCTTTATTTCACAATTACGGTACACGTGGCTTTTCATAAAGAATCCGTTTGACGCAGTCTATGAAATGAAACGCCACGATAGGATATCATGGATAACAGGGATTTCTTTGTATCTTCTGCTTTACATCGAAAATGTGGTTATAAGAATCGTAGGTTCACCACTATTTGTTGGTTTTGATGCAAAGAAAATAGACTTCTTTGGACTTTTTGTTGATACCTACAGATTATTCTTCCTCTTCGTTCTTTCAAATTTTTTGGTTAGTGAGATTTCGGAAGGAGAAGGAAAGTTCAAGCATATATTTATAGGAACAATCGCTTCCTTCTTGCCCTACTTACTCTTTTCGGTACCCCTTGCTTTGATAACTAATCTACTAACTTTGAACGAATCTTTTGTATATACTTTTGGAATGCAGATAATCTGGGCATGGTCATTTGTTCTGCTCTTTATAGTCATTGCGCAGGTTCACAACTTCTCATTTGGTGAAACAGTTAGGAACTTTTTACTCACAATTTTTGCAATGGTACTCATAACAATACTGCTGATAATTATTGCTGTCCTTGTCAAAGAAGAATTTTCTTTCTTTACCTCTATTTTTGAGGAGTTGATGTACCGTGTTAAGGCTAAGTGA
- a CDS encoding carbohydrate ABC transporter permease, translating into MLSDVDYPQMLIDYFLQMIVFVPIIVSFAMIMSLLLNIELKGRSLFRTIYFLPVVIASGPVFEKLMSKGAMTFSGLANLGFVKMLQTNLPPVFSRVLAMFISGFIMILWYSGVQILVYLAGLQKIDKSMYEAAKIDGASRWQILWKITMPVLAPLTFVNTVYTIVTLSTFATSPIIKKILVDMYRPERGLGYASALAWIYFLSILAVIGIFSLISAIYRRKVKVV; encoded by the coding sequence TTGCTCTCGGATGTTGACTATCCTCAGATGCTTATTGACTACTTCCTGCAGATGATAGTTTTTGTACCCATAATAGTTTCATTTGCAATGATCATGTCTCTATTGTTAAACATCGAACTAAAAGGCAGAAGTTTGTTCCGCACGATTTACTTCCTGCCAGTGGTTATCGCTAGTGGGCCTGTTTTTGAAAAGCTCATGAGCAAAGGAGCAATGACATTTTCCGGCTTGGCTAATCTCGGATTTGTGAAAATGCTGCAAACAAATCTGCCACCTGTCTTTTCAAGGGTCCTGGCAATGTTTATCTCAGGTTTCATAATGATTCTCTGGTACTCAGGAGTACAAATCCTTGTATACCTTGCCGGTTTGCAGAAGATAGATAAGAGTATGTACGAAGCTGCAAAGATAGACGGTGCCTCAAGATGGCAGATTCTGTGGAAGATCACAATGCCCGTCTTAGCACCACTTACTTTTGTTAATACGGTCTATACCATTGTGACGCTTTCGACATTTGCAACCAGTCCTATAATCAAAAAGATACTTGTCGATATGTACAGACCAGAAAGGGGATTAGGTTACGCTTCGGCACTTGCCTGGATATACTTTTTGTCTATTTTGGCCGTTATAGGAATATTCTCTTTGATTTCAGCAATTTACAGAAGGAAGGTAAAGGTAGTATGA
- a CDS encoding DUF5696 domain-containing protein, with the protein MLRLSESVKKNIKKILLRSIVIALIVIVMVWLVNSGSSEVTVQKIESFSESSYAFFYPNYHTYLENQYLTLMFDTKTLQFRVVDKRNNALWKSILEEEDKDLNQTWNAFFNTPFTVEFYDSTGNIKRVYSTRDAKIILKKTSSDTLKASVMFENIGASFDVSYQLLKDSIRLRIENIKEGKYKLTGIFAYPYFGGTYGTVNGSFILADGVGAGIDLSKRTVATAPFKARIYGQDIGFREVLPYSYFKNVKEPENYALPLYGIIYSQSLQNSETSAGNSSGLLAFIEDGDMYAEINAFKAGIVTEHNWITARTVLRDLHKKLLNKAGEGITVPQEELNTTRYSIRYFFVPNANEFSLFQRFVDEYSTERVVTNDYTFKFDILMAEAKKSTFGFSLVKMTDGEELLKMKNILKQSIPNSLFVVVGYTKGGLALSSPKHLPVEKRILGKTQLSSEDYFYVNYILSPKESKSLSKTNIALNRLEQLMEFEGRYVLSPEFVKSFVAKEELAFEKLGIKRFALASVGNLAFSTENMTRAQVIDILLEAFKNLEKPVVYGANWYAVKLAGALSDIPLTNSGYEIEDRIAPVVPYVLRQFLPVFSEPVNLSSDYSRDLLACIEYGVFPSFYLTWDSSEKLIETHSKDLVSTKFEDWLPKILDAKGLFDNATLFLKSRLIARQQIGQDVFLNTYENGTKVAFNYSEKPFNFNNVVIQPMSFAVIQER; encoded by the coding sequence GTGTTAAGGCTAAGTGAGTCTGTTAAGAAAAATATAAAAAAGATTCTGCTCAGGTCAATAGTAATAGCTCTGATAGTTATTGTAATGGTGTGGTTAGTGAATTCTGGATCATCTGAAGTTACGGTTCAGAAGATAGAGAGTTTTTCAGAAAGCAGTTATGCATTCTTTTATCCAAACTATCATACCTATTTGGAGAATCAGTATTTGACTCTCATGTTCGATACGAAAACTCTGCAGTTCCGAGTCGTTGATAAAAGAAACAATGCACTCTGGAAATCAATTTTGGAAGAAGAAGACAAAGATTTGAACCAAACGTGGAATGCGTTTTTCAATACACCTTTCACAGTCGAGTTCTACGATTCAACAGGCAACATCAAAAGAGTGTACTCTACAAGAGATGCTAAAATCATTCTCAAGAAGACTTCGTCAGATACGTTGAAGGCATCTGTTATGTTCGAAAATATAGGAGCATCATTTGATGTCTCGTATCAGTTGTTAAAAGATTCAATTCGGTTGAGAATAGAAAACATAAAGGAAGGAAAGTATAAGTTAACAGGCATCTTTGCTTATCCTTATTTCGGTGGGACTTACGGTACAGTCAATGGAAGTTTTATTTTGGCTGATGGTGTCGGGGCAGGTATAGATCTGTCAAAAAGAACAGTTGCAACAGCCCCATTTAAAGCCCGAATATACGGGCAAGATATAGGGTTCAGGGAAGTACTCCCGTATTCTTACTTCAAAAACGTAAAAGAACCGGAAAATTATGCATTGCCATTGTATGGAATCATATATTCCCAAAGTTTGCAAAATTCGGAAACCTCCGCAGGAAATAGTAGTGGTTTGCTTGCATTCATCGAAGATGGAGACATGTACGCTGAGATTAACGCTTTCAAAGCGGGTATTGTTACTGAGCACAATTGGATAACAGCGAGAACTGTTTTAAGAGATCTCCATAAGAAGCTCTTAAATAAGGCGGGGGAAGGTATAACAGTTCCGCAGGAAGAATTAAATACAACGAGGTATAGTATTAGATATTTCTTTGTTCCAAACGCCAATGAATTTTCATTATTCCAACGATTTGTTGATGAGTACTCAACAGAAAGAGTTGTGACGAATGATTATACCTTCAAATTCGATATTCTAATGGCAGAAGCGAAAAAGTCTACATTTGGTTTCTCGCTTGTTAAGATGACCGATGGCGAAGAATTGCTGAAGATGAAAAACATTTTGAAACAATCTATACCTAACTCTCTATTCGTAGTTGTAGGATACACTAAAGGAGGTTTGGCTCTTAGTTCTCCAAAGCACCTCCCAGTTGAAAAACGCATCCTTGGTAAAACCCAACTGTCTTCGGAAGATTACTTCTATGTGAATTATATTCTTTCACCAAAAGAATCCAAGTCGCTTAGTAAAACCAACATTGCATTGAACAGGCTTGAACAACTTATGGAATTTGAAGGAAGATATGTTTTATCACCGGAGTTTGTAAAATCGTTCGTCGCTAAGGAGGAATTAGCATTTGAAAAGCTTGGAATTAAAAGATTTGCGCTTGCTTCGGTTGGAAATTTGGCGTTTTCAACCGAGAATATGACGAGGGCCCAAGTGATTGATATATTGTTGGAAGCCTTTAAGAATCTTGAAAAGCCCGTTGTTTACGGAGCAAACTGGTATGCTGTTAAACTTGCTGGTGCTTTGTCGGATATCCCACTGACGAACTCGGGTTATGAAATCGAGGACAGAATTGCGCCAGTTGTACCTTACGTGCTTAGGCAGTTCCTACCAGTTTTCTCAGAACCAGTTAATCTTTCTTCGGATTACAGCAGGGACCTTTTAGCTTGCATTGAATACGGCGTGTTTCCTTCATTTTATTTAACTTGGGATAGTTCAGAAAAACTTATAGAGACACATTCCAAAGACTTGGTATCAACAAAGTTTGAAGATTGGCTTCCAAAGATATTGGATGCAAAAGGATTGTTTGATAACGCAACTTTGTTCTTAAAATCCAGATTAATTGCTCGGCAGCAAATTGGGCAGGATGTTTTTCTCAACACGTACGAAAATGGTACAAAGGTGGCGTTTAATTACAGTGAAAAACCTTTCAATTTCAACAATGTCGTTATTCAACCTATGAGCTTTGCGGTAATTCAAGAGAGGTGA
- a CDS encoding beta-glucosidase family protein — MITVEFDIERILSEMTVEEKINFVVGVGVLGAFGNPNPKVSGAAGETRTIERLGVPKAVLADGPAGLRIDPERENDENKYHATAFPIETMLASTWNRQILRKVGEAMGEEVREYGVDILLAPAINIHRNPLCGRNFEYYSEDPLLTGEMAASFVEGVQSQGVGACLKHFVANEQETNRMSVDTIVSERALREIYLKPFEIAIKKAKPWTVMSSYNKLNGKYTSQNKWLLKDVLRDEWGFEGFVMTDWFAGDNAAEQIKSWNDLLMPGNTYQIFKNRRPEIEEIKGAYERGEITEEMLNERVRTILKVLVKTPSFRGYKYSNEPNLEEHAQVAYEAGCEGVVLLKNNGALPIKPETRVALFGTGQVETIKGGTGSGDTHPRYTINFLDGLFERGIKVDKELEEFYRKKVAELRATDYAITKGQWGEDIVPKLPQDLFTDEEIVNYAYRNDVGVFIITRISGEGADRRLEKGDFYLTDDEYRILVKLSEAFRKQGKKLVVVLNVGAPIEIESWKDMCDAILLIWQPGQEAGRIFADVISGKVNPSGKLPTTFPKRYEDVPSRSFPGEPKDNPEVVVYDEDIYVGYRYYDTFRVEPAFEFGFGLSYTTFEYSNLKIYRDDGDIVVRFEVTNTGEVAGKEVAQVYVRAPRGKIDKPYQELKGFDKTKLLGPGEKQKIEIRIPVSSLASFDGRCWVIEKGEYEIRVGASSRDIRLRRKYLLD, encoded by the coding sequence ATGATAACTGTGGAATTCGATATTGAAAGAATTCTCTCTGAAATGACTGTTGAAGAGAAGATCAACTTTGTCGTTGGTGTTGGTGTCCTTGGTGCATTTGGAAATCCAAATCCAAAAGTTAGTGGAGCTGCCGGTGAAACACGCACTATCGAAAGACTTGGCGTTCCAAAAGCAGTACTTGCCGATGGCCCTGCAGGACTTAGAATCGATCCAGAACGCGAAAACGATGAGAATAAATACCATGCTACAGCATTTCCGATAGAGACCATGCTTGCTTCCACTTGGAACAGACAAATTCTAAGAAAAGTCGGAGAAGCAATGGGAGAAGAAGTAAGAGAATACGGTGTCGATATATTGCTTGCACCTGCCATAAACATCCACAGAAATCCACTGTGTGGCAGGAACTTCGAATACTACTCTGAGGATCCATTACTAACAGGTGAAATGGCTGCGAGCTTCGTCGAAGGTGTTCAATCCCAAGGCGTTGGTGCTTGTTTGAAACATTTTGTTGCCAACGAACAGGAAACCAATCGTATGAGTGTTGATACGATAGTTTCAGAACGAGCTTTGCGTGAGATTTATCTAAAACCGTTCGAGATAGCCATCAAGAAAGCAAAACCTTGGACTGTGATGAGCTCGTACAACAAGCTGAATGGTAAGTATACATCGCAAAACAAGTGGTTATTGAAAGACGTGCTTCGTGATGAATGGGGATTTGAAGGATTTGTGATGACGGACTGGTTTGCTGGTGATAATGCGGCAGAACAGATAAAATCATGGAACGATTTATTGATGCCGGGGAACACATATCAGATATTCAAGAACAGAAGGCCGGAGATAGAGGAGATAAAGGGAGCGTACGAACGAGGAGAAATAACGGAAGAGATGTTAAATGAAAGAGTGAGGACGATATTGAAGGTGCTTGTCAAAACGCCATCGTTCAGAGGTTATAAGTACAGCAACGAGCCGAACTTAGAAGAACATGCTCAGGTAGCGTACGAAGCAGGTTGCGAAGGTGTTGTGCTACTGAAAAACAACGGGGCGTTACCCATAAAACCAGAAACAAGAGTTGCACTTTTTGGCACAGGTCAGGTAGAGACGATAAAAGGAGGAACTGGTAGTGGAGATACGCACCCAAGGTACACGATTAATTTCTTAGACGGGCTATTTGAGAGAGGAATAAAGGTTGATAAAGAATTGGAAGAGTTCTATAGAAAGAAAGTTGCGGAACTCAGAGCTACAGACTATGCAATCACCAAAGGTCAGTGGGGGGAGGACATCGTTCCAAAACTTCCACAGGATTTGTTCACTGATGAGGAGATTGTGAACTATGCTTACAGAAACGATGTCGGAGTTTTTATAATAACACGAATCTCAGGTGAAGGGGCTGATAGGAGACTTGAGAAGGGTGATTTTTACTTGACAGATGATGAATATCGCATTTTGGTAAAACTTTCAGAAGCTTTCAGGAAACAGGGAAAAAAGTTGGTTGTTGTACTTAACGTAGGCGCACCTATAGAGATTGAAAGTTGGAAGGATATGTGTGATGCGATTTTATTGATATGGCAGCCAGGACAGGAGGCTGGGAGAATCTTTGCGGATGTGATAAGTGGGAAGGTTAATCCTTCCGGCAAGCTGCCAACAACGTTCCCGAAACGATACGAAGATGTTCCGTCAAGATCGTTCCCAGGAGAACCGAAAGACAACCCTGAAGTTGTCGTCTACGATGAAGATATCTACGTGGGCTACAGGTATTACGATACATTCAGAGTAGAACCTGCTTTTGAGTTTGGATTTGGGTTATCGTACACGACATTTGAATATTCGAACTTGAAAATATACAGAGACGATGGAGATATCGTTGTGAGGTTTGAGGTGACCAACACTGGTGAGGTTGCTGGGAAAGAAGTTGCACAGGTGTACGTGAGAGCGCCGAGAGGGAAGATAGACAAACCATACCAAGAGCTCAAAGGTTTTGACAAGACGAAGTTGCTTGGGCCAGGTGAAAAGCAAAAGATAGAAATCAGAATTCCGGTCTCAAGTCTTGCAAGCTTCGATGGTCGATGCTGGGTAATTGAGAAAGGTGAATATGAAATCAGAGTAGGTGCTTCATCAAGGGATATCAGATTAAGAAGAAAATACTTGCTGGATTGA
- the iscB gene encoding RNA-guided endonuclease IscB, with translation MVFVISKDGKPLMPTKRHGKVRRLLKQGLAKVVNREPFTIQLLYETTNYTQPVTVGIDIGSKVVGVCAVTDKEEMFSAEIQLRQDISKLLLERRQHRRFRRYRKTRYRKPRFLNRRKEDGWLPPSLQWKVDAHVRIVNKLSKIIPITKVVVEVAPFDIQKVLNPDIEGEDYQNGPQKGFSDVRDYCLWRAGYKSELSGKTGILEVHHIIPRSKGGTDAPSNLIVLTTQEHKMLHEGKIKIPKSRLEQIKVFKDAAHVSTIEQHIVNRLKQNYHVEITYGSITKERRDMYGLEKSHRDDAFVIAGGNIQERASEWYFGKFFRRQNRSLHKANPIKGGRRPINTVKQVNGFIRFDKVECEGEIAIITGLRSSGYFSISSLSGEKISDSVKYTKLRLIERAKTLMFERRERATCSWLKPRVSVARFHEIKTAHSRSFKRSTICFTMDNWFSYFYAYTAH, from the coding sequence ATGGTATTCGTGATTTCAAAAGATGGAAAACCGCTCATGCCAACCAAAAGACATGGAAAGGTTAGAAGGCTCTTGAAACAAGGACTGGCGAAGGTAGTGAACAGAGAACCATTTACCATTCAGCTTTTGTACGAAACAACAAACTACACACAACCTGTTACTGTTGGAATAGACATAGGCTCTAAGGTTGTTGGTGTATGTGCTGTTACAGACAAAGAGGAAATGTTCTCTGCTGAAATCCAGCTCAGGCAAGACATCAGTAAATTATTGCTTGAGCGCAGGCAGCATAGAAGGTTCAGAAGATACAGAAAAACAAGATATCGCAAACCCAGATTTCTAAACAGACGAAAGGAAGATGGTTGGTTGCCTCCAAGTTTGCAGTGGAAGGTAGATGCGCACGTCAGGATAGTAAACAAGCTCAGCAAAATAATACCGATAACAAAAGTCGTTGTGGAAGTTGCACCATTTGATATTCAGAAAGTACTAAATCCAGACATAGAAGGAGAAGATTACCAAAACGGTCCGCAGAAAGGATTTAGCGATGTAAGAGATTACTGCCTTTGGAGAGCTGGATACAAATCTGAGCTATCTGGAAAAACTGGCATATTGGAAGTCCACCATATCATTCCAAGAAGCAAAGGTGGTACAGATGCACCGAGCAATTTAATAGTGCTAACAACACAAGAACACAAGATGTTGCACGAAGGCAAGATAAAGATACCTAAATCAAGATTAGAGCAAATAAAGGTGTTTAAGGACGCGGCTCACGTTTCAACGATTGAACAGCACATAGTTAACAGGCTGAAGCAAAACTACCATGTCGAAATCACGTATGGTAGTATTACAAAAGAAAGACGGGACATGTATGGACTTGAGAAGTCGCACAGAGATGATGCATTTGTGATAGCTGGTGGGAATATTCAAGAAAGGGCAAGCGAATGGTATTTTGGTAAATTCTTCAGGCGACAAAACAGGTCACTACACAAAGCCAATCCGATTAAGGGTGGAAGAAGACCGATTAACACGGTTAAGCAAGTAAATGGATTCATAAGGTTTGATAAAGTTGAGTGTGAAGGTGAGATAGCGATAATAACAGGTTTAAGAAGCAGCGGATATTTTTCGATAAGTAGTCTTAGTGGAGAAAAGATAAGTGACAGTGTAAAGTATACAAAATTAAGGCTAATTGAGAGAGCTAAAACGTTGATGTTCGAAAGGAGGGAAAGGGCTACTTGTTCATGGCTAAAGCCACGTGTATCCGTAGCCCGGTTTCATGAAATTAAAACTGCGCACTCGAGAAGCTTTAAAAGGTCTACTATTTGTTTCACCATGGATAATTGGTTTTCTTATTTTTACGCTTATACCGCTCATTAG
- a CDS encoding glucoamylase family protein: MLKRLSFSILLLLFTITLATNQLTDNLLKEYKGSFLYFWEQANTNKDSLGYGLIRDRYPGSPGIASIASTGFGLTAIVIGVEEGWITKEEGLQRVLGTLNTLLKLDNFHGFFYHFLDINTGKRAWNSEVSTIDTGILMCGVLTAGKYFGGQAWEKAKQLYERINWNKMIHPTKNYFFMAYTPERGFEGYWDFYAEQLMLYILGAGTPVEKYRIDQNVYYAFRRSYGSYKGENFIHSWFGSLFTYQYSHAWIDFRNWYDKFGVNWFQNSVAASLANYNFCMDNKDKFKSFTIGWGITACDTPKGYNGLLGAPPSGNNNTAHQVDGTIAPSGALGSIVFTPKESLWALENYYKMPSLVGKYGLKDSFNLDLNWYASDYIGIDKGITLLMIANYKNELIWRIFMDIPYIRNGLNNLGFVYKK, from the coding sequence ATGTTAAAAAGACTATCTTTTTCTATACTGTTATTACTTTTCACTATAACGCTTGCCACCAATCAACTGACCGATAATCTTCTGAAAGAATACAAAGGTTCCTTCTTATACTTTTGGGAGCAAGCAAATACAAATAAGGATAGCCTGGGATACGGATTAATTCGAGATAGGTACCCAGGCAGCCCAGGGATAGCCAGCATAGCTTCCACTGGCTTCGGTCTTACAGCAATAGTAATAGGTGTGGAAGAAGGTTGGATAACAAAAGAAGAAGGATTGCAGAGGGTTTTGGGGACTCTGAATACACTTCTAAAGCTTGATAATTTCCATGGTTTTTTCTACCATTTTCTGGATATCAACACTGGAAAACGGGCCTGGAATAGTGAAGTTTCAACAATCGATACAGGGATATTGATGTGCGGTGTTCTGACAGCTGGAAAATATTTCGGCGGTCAGGCTTGGGAAAAAGCTAAACAACTTTACGAAAGGATAAATTGGAACAAAATGATCCATCCAACGAAGAATTACTTCTTCATGGCATATACTCCAGAGAGAGGTTTTGAAGGTTATTGGGATTTCTATGCTGAACAGCTCATGCTATATATACTGGGAGCAGGTACACCGGTAGAAAAGTACCGTATTGACCAGAATGTATACTACGCATTTAGAAGAAGCTACGGTAGCTACAAAGGTGAGAACTTTATTCATTCATGGTTTGGTTCGCTATTTACTTACCAGTATTCTCATGCATGGATAGATTTCCGTAATTGGTATGACAAATTCGGTGTCAACTGGTTCCAAAATTCCGTGGCGGCCAGTCTTGCCAATTACAACTTTTGCATGGATAATAAAGATAAGTTCAAAAGCTTTACCATAGGCTGGGGAATAACTGCTTGTGACACGCCGAAGGGTTACAACGGTTTATTAGGTGCACCACCATCTGGAAACAATAATACAGCACATCAAGTTGATGGCACGATAGCACCATCTGGAGCATTGGGTTCAATCGTTTTTACTCCCAAAGAATCGCTGTGGGCCCTTGAGAATTATTACAAGATGCCAAGCTTGGTAGGAAAATATGGTTTGAAGGATTCCTTTAACCTTGACTTGAATTGGTACGCTTCAGACTACATTGGTATTGACAAAGGCATAACATTGCTAATGATAGCAAATTACAAGAATGAACTTATTTGGAGAATCTTCATGGACATCCCGTACATTCGAAACGGTCTGAACAACCTTGGGTTTGTTTATAAAAAATAG
- a CDS encoding carbohydrate ABC transporter permease, which yields MKGIVSKKGEQIIPKQISFYSIEKRTKRAVEIASVYFLLLLVGFVFVYPIIYMVSYSLMDTSDLVNPLVKWIPTKLYTGNYKDAVKVLDYAKTLTQTIIISTIPALLQTISASVVGYGFSRFNFPGKNIMFAAAVATFILPPQVTMIPQFLMFKDLNLLGTLWSLILPATFTQGIRSAIFIIIFYQFFNMFPKSLEEAAKIDGASTLTIFYRIVAPSALPAYLISFLFSLVWYWNDTVITALYLGEKWTTLPLQLQRFEDMFRRVYQSIPGVTTGRTLNEAIVMAGTLLTILPLLLIYFFAQDWFVESIDRTGITGE from the coding sequence ATGAAAGGTATCGTGTCGAAAAAGGGAGAACAAATAATTCCAAAACAGATCAGCTTTTATTCTATTGAGAAAAGAACAAAGAGAGCAGTTGAAATAGCAAGTGTCTATTTTCTGTTGCTCCTTGTTGGCTTTGTTTTTGTCTATCCTATAATATACATGGTTTCGTATAGTCTCATGGATACATCTGACTTGGTAAATCCACTTGTAAAGTGGATTCCGACAAAACTCTATACTGGGAATTACAAAGATGCAGTAAAGGTTCTTGATTACGCCAAGACGTTAACTCAAACAATCATTATTTCAACTATACCTGCGCTTTTGCAAACTATTTCGGCATCTGTTGTTGGATACGGATTTTCACGCTTTAATTTTCCGGGTAAAAATATAATGTTTGCTGCTGCCGTTGCTACGTTCATATTACCACCACAGGTTACCATGATCCCACAGTTCTTGATGTTCAAAGACCTTAATCTTTTGGGCACTTTGTGGTCACTCATATTGCCAGCTACTTTTACTCAAGGTATACGAAGTGCTATTTTCATCATAATCTTTTATCAGTTCTTCAATATGTTCCCTAAGTCTTTGGAGGAAGCAGCAAAGATTGATGGCGCATCGACATTGACGATCTTTTATAGAATAGTAGCTCCTTCTGCATTACCCGCGTATCTGATATCGTTTTTGTTCTCCTTGGTTTGGTATTGGAATGACACAGTAATCACTGCGCTCTATCTGGGTGAAAAGTGGACAACCTTACCTTTGCAACTTCAGAGATTTGAGGACATGTTCAGAAGAGTGTATCAATCAATTCCTGGTGTGACAACAGGTAGGACGCTTAATGAAGCCATCGTAATGGCTGGTACACTTCTAACAATATTACCTCTCCTTTTGATTTATTTCTTCGCACAAGACTGGTTTGTGGAAAGTATTGATAGGACCGGAATTACGGGTGAATAA